One stretch of Amycolatopsis tolypomycina DNA includes these proteins:
- a CDS encoding DUF1295 domain-containing protein codes for MDALRVCLYVFAGVTLGTWLVSVLTREYSWVDRIWSIVPVAYVGIFAGAAGFADARLDVMFALVALWGIRLTFNFARKGGYAPGGEDYRWAVLRERMAPWQFQLFNFFFISLYQNVILLLITLPALTALEHPGGFGAADVVVALVFAAFLVGETVADQQQWAFHREKHAGRAPTRFLQAGLFRYSRHPNFFFEQAQWWAIAAFGVVAGGPQWTVAGAVLLTLLFVGSTRFTESITKSRYPEYADYQRRTSAVVPWPVRG; via the coding sequence ATGGACGCGCTGCGGGTGTGCCTGTACGTCTTCGCCGGGGTGACGCTCGGTACCTGGCTGGTGTCGGTGCTGACCAGGGAGTACTCCTGGGTCGACCGGATCTGGTCGATCGTCCCGGTCGCCTACGTGGGGATCTTCGCCGGCGCCGCCGGGTTCGCCGACGCGCGGCTCGACGTGATGTTCGCGCTGGTCGCGCTGTGGGGCATCCGGCTCACGTTCAACTTCGCCCGCAAGGGCGGCTACGCGCCCGGCGGCGAGGACTACCGGTGGGCGGTGCTGCGCGAGCGGATGGCGCCGTGGCAGTTCCAGCTGTTCAACTTCTTCTTCATCTCGCTGTACCAGAACGTGATCCTGCTGCTGATCACGCTGCCCGCGCTGACCGCGCTGGAGCACCCGGGCGGCTTCGGCGCCGCGGACGTCGTCGTCGCGCTGGTCTTCGCCGCCTTCCTGGTCGGGGAGACGGTCGCCGACCAGCAGCAGTGGGCGTTCCACCGCGAGAAGCACGCGGGCCGGGCGCCGACGCGGTTCCTGCAGGCCGGGCTGTTCCGCTACTCACGGCACCCGAACTTCTTCTTCGAGCAGGCGCAGTGGTGGGCGATCGCCGCGTTCGGCGTGGTCGCCGGCGGTCCGCAGTGGACGGTCGCCGGCGCGGTCCTGCTCACCCTGCTGTTCGTGGGCTCGACGCGGTTCACCGAGAGCATCACGAAGTCGCGGTACCCCGAATACGCCGACTACCAGCGGCGGACGTCGGCCGTGGTCCCGTGGCCGGTGCGCGGATGA
- a CDS encoding carbon-nitrogen hydrolase family protein — MTVVAALQIAAGVPIERILAFEDEIRGADLVVLPEAVLGGYPGRVPFTEYFHAAVTVPGPEVTELAGLAARTGASLVVGVIERAGSTLYSTAVFLDPEQGLVAKHRKLVPTERERLFWGRGDGSTLPVVATAAGRAGAAICWENHMPLLRAAMYAKGVEIWCAPTADDRDVWQASMRHIADEGRCFVVSACPYEAEGDDPFRGGSVIAGPLGDVLAGPLRDAEGLITAEIDLEEIVTARKSLDVSGHYSRPDVFSLTVDERPREGVTFVR, encoded by the coding sequence ATGACGGTCGTCGCCGCGCTCCAGATCGCCGCGGGCGTCCCGATCGAGCGGATCCTGGCGTTCGAGGACGAGATCCGGGGCGCCGACCTGGTGGTGCTGCCGGAAGCCGTCCTCGGCGGGTACCCGGGCCGGGTGCCGTTCACCGAGTACTTCCACGCGGCGGTGACCGTGCCCGGTCCGGAGGTGACGGAGCTGGCCGGGCTCGCGGCGCGGACCGGCGCGTCGCTGGTGGTGGGCGTGATCGAACGCGCCGGCTCGACCCTCTACAGCACGGCGGTGTTCCTCGACCCGGAGCAGGGACTGGTGGCCAAGCACCGCAAGCTGGTCCCGACGGAACGGGAGCGCCTCTTCTGGGGCCGCGGCGACGGTTCGACGCTCCCGGTGGTCGCGACGGCGGCGGGCCGGGCGGGTGCGGCGATCTGCTGGGAGAACCACATGCCGTTGCTGCGGGCGGCGATGTACGCGAAGGGCGTGGAGATCTGGTGCGCCCCGACGGCCGACGACCGCGACGTCTGGCAGGCGTCGATGCGCCACATCGCCGACGAGGGCCGGTGTTTCGTGGTTTCGGCGTGCCCGTACGAGGCCGAAGGCGACGACCCGTTCCGCGGCGGCAGCGTGATCGCCGGCCCGCTGGGGGACGTCCTGGCCGGCCCGCTGCGCGACGCGGAGGGCCTGATCACGGCGGAGATCGACCTCGAGGAGATCGTCACCGCTCGCAAGAGCCTCGACGTGTCCGGGCACTACTCGCGGCCGGACGTCTTCTCGCTGACCGTGGACGAGCGGCCGAGGGAGGGCGTCACCTTCGTGAGGTGA
- a CDS encoding SDR family NAD(P)-dependent oxidoreductase: MTAELAGSTALVTGGTSGIGRATAIALARLGAHVVLSGRDAGRGAEVVDAIRAAGGKADFVAADLTDAASARALAARAREVGGPIDVLVNNAGVFPTGPTASFAEADFDTVFATNVKVPFFLVAELGPEMAARGHGAIVNVSTMVALRGMAGMAVYGASKAAVELMTKAWAAEFGPSGVRVNAVSPGPTRTEGTAVFGDGLDALAAAGPAGRVASPEEIAAAIAFLAAGDASFVHGAILPVDGGRLAV, encoded by the coding sequence ATGACTGCAGAACTTGCCGGGTCGACGGCGCTGGTGACCGGCGGGACGAGCGGGATCGGCCGCGCGACGGCGATCGCGCTGGCCCGGCTCGGCGCGCACGTGGTGCTGTCCGGCCGGGACGCCGGGCGCGGCGCCGAGGTCGTCGACGCCATCCGCGCGGCGGGTGGCAAGGCCGACTTCGTCGCGGCGGACCTGACGGACGCCGCGTCGGCGCGCGCGCTCGCGGCTCGGGCGCGCGAGGTGGGCGGGCCGATCGACGTGCTGGTCAACAACGCCGGCGTGTTCCCGACCGGGCCGACCGCGTCGTTCGCCGAGGCGGACTTCGACACGGTCTTCGCGACGAACGTGAAGGTGCCGTTCTTCCTGGTCGCCGAGCTGGGGCCGGAGATGGCGGCCCGGGGCCACGGCGCGATCGTGAACGTGTCCACGATGGTCGCGCTGCGCGGCATGGCGGGCATGGCGGTGTACGGCGCGTCGAAGGCGGCGGTCGAGCTGATGACGAAGGCGTGGGCGGCGGAGTTCGGGCCGTCGGGCGTCCGGGTCAACGCGGTCAGCCCGGGCCCGACCCGCACGGAGGGCACGGCGGTGTTCGGCGACGGCCTCGACGCGCTGGCCGCGGCCGGCCCGGCGGGGCGCGTGGCGTCCCCGGAGGAGATCGCGGCGGCGATCGCGTTCCTGGCGGCGGGCGACGCCAGCTTCGTCCACGGCGCGATCCTCCCGGTGGACGGCGGCCGGCTGGCGGTGTGA
- a CDS encoding LysR family transcriptional regulator: MEIRELKAFVAVVEAGAMSKAARQLHVSQPALSQTITALERRLGVRLLVRTSTGVQVTDAGATLLGEARAVLARHDQALAAMARHTATGSGVLRVGVPLELPPDLLPSALARLPDTRVQARHLSSVAQVAALRAGELDVGLVRERPAGPDLDAVLVVTEDVGVLLAADLAEKLGSPVRLEDLAGLEWFAFPRAGSPAWYDELAAILRSHGLDVGPEVPEEQRLIVELKIPAVSAGGAYAFAPPEWPYPLPDTVRWVPLAGTPIVRRTWAVWPATSHRRDVAEFVAALEDHRRNGSEV, translated from the coding sequence ATGGAGATCCGGGAGCTGAAGGCGTTCGTCGCGGTCGTCGAGGCGGGCGCGATGTCGAAGGCGGCACGGCAGCTGCACGTGAGCCAGCCGGCGCTGTCGCAGACGATCACGGCCCTCGAACGGCGGCTCGGCGTCCGGCTGCTGGTGCGCACCAGCACCGGCGTCCAGGTCACCGACGCCGGGGCGACGCTGCTCGGCGAGGCCCGCGCCGTGCTGGCCCGCCACGACCAGGCGCTCGCCGCGATGGCCCGGCACACCGCGACCGGCAGCGGCGTGCTGCGCGTCGGCGTCCCCCTGGAACTGCCACCCGACCTGCTGCCGTCGGCGCTCGCGCGGCTGCCGGACACGCGGGTGCAGGCACGGCACCTGTCGTCCGTGGCGCAGGTGGCCGCGCTGCGGGCCGGCGAACTGGACGTCGGGCTGGTCCGGGAGCGCCCGGCCGGCCCCGACCTGGACGCCGTCCTCGTGGTGACCGAGGACGTCGGCGTCCTGCTCGCCGCGGACCTGGCCGAGAAGCTGGGCTCGCCGGTCCGGCTGGAGGACCTGGCCGGCCTGGAGTGGTTCGCCTTCCCGCGCGCGGGCAGCCCGGCCTGGTACGACGAGCTGGCCGCGATCCTGCGCAGCCACGGTCTCGACGTCGGCCCGGAGGTCCCGGAGGAGCAGCGGCTGATCGTCGAGCTGAAGATCCCGGCGGTCAGCGCGGGCGGGGCGTACGCCTTCGCACCGCCGGAGTGGCCGTACCCGCTGCCGGACACGGTCCGGTGGGTGCCGCTGGCCGGCACCCCGATCGTCCGGCGGACCTGGGCCGTCTGGCCGGCGACGTCGCACCGGCGTGACGTCGCGGAGTTCGTCGCGGCGCTGGAAGACCATCGGCGGAACGGATCGGAGGTATAA
- a CDS encoding cytochrome P450 — protein MTITDPDTYVRGVPYEELARLRRAGPVVRVDDFWAVLGHAEVRRVLRDPGVFSSQLGGTQIRDAADLAYVRRMMLNMDPPEHGRLRGLLTKAFTPRAIAKLTSQIESWARDLVAEVASDGRCDFAQVAADLPLRTLAGVFGVPEEDRRLMYDWSNRVIGYQDAEYAVSSTVSVTEVSELARSALAVRPAPGPDGSMPDPRTRAGMPDLYAYANALGEYKRAHPGDDVMSNLMRQVGDDGGRVSLAEFENLFWLFSVAGNETLRNGLPGGLLALLSHPEQYRRLLDDRSLLPSAVEEMLRWWTPVMHFRRTAASDVRLSDVDIRAGDKVVVWFSSANRDPAVFPSPDSFDVGRTPNDHLTFGHGPHFCLGAHLARVQLRAMFEAVLDLLGQVSLAGTPVRLRSNFQNGLKSLPVRWAA, from the coding sequence GTGACGATCACCGATCCGGACACCTACGTGCGCGGTGTCCCGTACGAGGAGCTGGCGCGGCTGCGGCGCGCCGGCCCGGTGGTGCGCGTCGACGACTTCTGGGCCGTGCTGGGCCACGCCGAGGTCCGGCGGGTGCTGCGTGACCCGGGAGTGTTCTCGTCCCAGCTCGGCGGGACGCAGATCCGCGACGCGGCGGACCTCGCGTACGTGCGGCGGATGATGCTGAACATGGACCCGCCGGAGCACGGCAGGCTGCGCGGGTTGCTCACGAAGGCGTTCACTCCGCGCGCGATCGCGAAGCTGACGTCACAGATCGAGAGCTGGGCGCGGGACCTGGTTGCGGAGGTCGCCTCCGATGGCCGGTGCGATTTCGCGCAGGTGGCCGCCGACCTGCCGCTGCGCACCCTGGCCGGGGTGTTCGGCGTGCCGGAGGAGGATCGGCGGCTGATGTACGACTGGAGCAACCGCGTGATCGGCTACCAGGACGCCGAATACGCGGTCAGTTCGACGGTTTCCGTCACCGAGGTGAGCGAGCTCGCCCGCTCCGCGCTCGCCGTCCGCCCGGCGCCGGGGCCGGACGGGTCGATGCCGGACCCGCGGACCCGCGCGGGCATGCCGGATCTCTACGCGTACGCGAACGCGTTGGGCGAGTACAAGCGTGCGCATCCGGGTGACGACGTCATGAGCAACCTGATGCGGCAAGTCGGCGACGACGGCGGGCGCGTCTCGCTCGCCGAGTTCGAGAACCTGTTCTGGCTGTTTTCCGTGGCCGGTAACGAAACGCTGCGCAACGGCCTGCCCGGTGGGCTGCTCGCGCTGCTGTCCCACCCCGAGCAATACCGGCGGCTCCTCGACGACCGGTCGCTGCTGCCGTCCGCCGTCGAAGAGATGTTGCGCTGGTGGACGCCGGTGATGCACTTCCGGCGCACGGCCGCTTCCGACGTCCGGCTGTCCGATGTGGACATCCGGGCCGGTGACAAGGTGGTGGTCTGGTTCTCTTCAGCCAACCGGGATCCGGCCGTGTTCCCTTCGCCGGACAGCTTCGACGTCGGCCGGACGCCGAACGACCACCTGACCTTCGGCCACGGCCCGCACTTCTGCCTCGGCGCCCACCTCGCGCGGGTGCAGCTGCGGGCCATGTTCGAGGCGGTGCTCGACCTGCTCGGCCAGGTTTCCCTGGCGGGCACTCCCGTGCGGCTGCGGTCGAACTTCCAGAACGGCCTCAAGTCACTGCCAGTCCGGTGGGCGGCCTGA
- a CDS encoding alpha/beta fold hydrolase, with translation MDTLNMRIGGKGEPAVLLLHGLGATGAVWNHFAVLLDRRVLVPDLPGHGPSAPLPHYSFRTLAEAVARALPDGGPLIVAGHSLGGVLALELASDRFDVEVAGVLALGVKVEWSQDDLNRAASFAARPPRVFATQEEADQAYLKVSGLLGIAPADPAGLRETEGGWRLAMDPAAFGLGAPDMPALLAGARCPVVLAAGENDPMSRPEQLRALDPGAVTLAGLGHNAHVEDPAAVRALLKRFGV, from the coding sequence ATGGACACGCTCAACATGCGCATCGGCGGCAAGGGCGAACCGGCCGTCCTCCTCCTGCACGGCCTCGGCGCGACCGGCGCCGTCTGGAACCACTTCGCCGTCCTGCTGGACCGGCGCGTCCTCGTGCCCGACCTGCCCGGGCACGGCCCGTCCGCGCCGCTGCCGCACTACAGCTTCCGGACGCTGGCCGAGGCGGTCGCGCGGGCGCTGCCGGACGGCGGGCCGCTGATCGTCGCGGGTCATTCACTCGGCGGGGTGCTCGCGCTGGAACTGGCGTCCGACCGGTTCGACGTCGAGGTCGCCGGCGTGCTGGCGCTCGGGGTGAAGGTCGAGTGGAGCCAGGACGACCTGAACCGCGCGGCCTCCTTCGCGGCCCGGCCACCCCGGGTGTTCGCGACGCAGGAGGAGGCCGACCAGGCCTACCTGAAGGTGTCCGGGCTGCTCGGGATCGCGCCGGCCGACCCGGCCGGGCTTCGCGAGACCGAGGGAGGTTGGCGCCTCGCGATGGACCCGGCCGCGTTCGGCCTCGGCGCACCGGACATGCCGGCCCTGCTGGCCGGGGCGCGCTGCCCGGTCGTGCTCGCCGCGGGGGAGAACGACCCGATGAGCCGTCCGGAGCAGCTGCGGGCGCTCGATCCCGGCGCCGTCACGCTCGCCGGTCTCGGGCACAACGCCCACGTCGAGGACCCGGCCGCCGTGCGGGCCCTGCTCAAGCGCTTCGGCGTGTGA
- a CDS encoding tetratricopeptide repeat protein, which yields MDERLYPGSPPPSPSVPAETVIFADRWYISGGTIVMLERYVPLGTQERTPVDEGLSFAGWLRDRRVLAGLTQAQLAERAGLSLRAVRNAELGSVRRPRPETARKLREALAEAPPEPVRIGVLGPLTVARGEEEVEIGAEKQRLLLAMLALQPNRTVRREDLVDVIWDEPPPSCLELLHTYVARLRRALRPADLIATDKGGYRLAAGEDELDLLRFEALLAQDALKEALGLWRGPALADVERLRQHPARLALAMRRAKAVMAYAEVAHPEDAAVQLRVLTAEEPLNESAHAQLMRALAASGRQAAALDVFDEVRRRLAGELGLEPGPELRAAQRQVLRQDFAAPEPPARVPTQLPADVPGFRGRAAQLAELDALLRRDEGDTSARIAVLSGTGGVGKTALAVHWAQRSPGEFPDGQLYLDLHGYGAVRPVDPGDALSGFLRALGVPGADIPAEPDERAAKFRTALTGRRMLLVLDNANAVGQVRPLLPGSPTCLVLVTSRDALPGLVARHGARRVLVDLLTDAEARDLLRALLGPRVDGEPEATAALIGYAARLPLALRLVAELALSRPGERLAALAAELADERRRLDLLDGGGDPLTAVRAVFSWSYRHLAPDAARVFRLCGLHPGRDLTPPALAALAGVPLPEAERLAGALVRAHLVQQTGDDRVQLHDLLRVYAAELAAADTAESREAQRRLFDFYVSSAGQAMDVVLPHERHLRPRVPDPDVKVIDAQAWLEAERRNLLAVAAHATRHGWPDHLRLLSGILWHYLDVGGYHEEALVLHTHASALAHDTGDRVAEAEPLILIALGHWRVGRSPEALRYLEEALVLARETGDWRTELHAVNTLGLVCRALGRFADGIRYSTEALELARKTGDRTSEGLVLVVLGCSCRGIGRYGEALGHLEEALALARDIADRTSEGYALVNLGDTLSALGRHDEAVQALEEGLAHLRAMGVRVSEGYALGILGDVEHARGRYAEAAAHLARALEIAQETGSPPNRSVSLKHLGDVRLAEGRHPEAAQHLEEALSLARECGDRGVESRVLNSLGSLSAARGATSEALRYHREALAVAKETGCRPEQGRAHCGLGEVHSGLGDAEPARSHWERALACYAEEGVPGAIRVRNHLMALERVSR from the coding sequence GTGGACGAGCGCCTGTACCCGGGCTCGCCGCCGCCGTCACCGTCCGTACCTGCGGAAACGGTTATCTTCGCCGATCGGTGGTACATCTCGGGCGGCACGATCGTGATGCTGGAGAGGTACGTTCCGCTCGGGACGCAGGAGAGGACGCCTGTGGACGAAGGCCTGTCGTTCGCCGGATGGCTGCGTGACCGGCGTGTGCTCGCCGGCCTCACCCAGGCCCAGCTCGCCGAGCGTGCGGGACTGAGCCTGCGCGCGGTGCGCAACGCCGAGCTCGGCAGCGTCCGGCGACCCCGTCCGGAGACGGCCCGCAAGCTGCGGGAGGCCCTCGCCGAAGCCCCGCCGGAACCCGTGCGGATCGGCGTGCTGGGCCCGCTGACGGTGGCGCGGGGCGAGGAGGAAGTGGAGATCGGCGCGGAGAAGCAGCGCCTGCTCCTGGCGATGCTGGCCCTGCAGCCGAACCGGACCGTCCGGCGCGAGGACCTCGTCGACGTCATCTGGGACGAACCGCCGCCGTCGTGCCTGGAGCTGCTCCACACCTACGTGGCGCGGCTGCGGCGGGCGCTGCGGCCCGCCGACCTCATCGCCACGGACAAGGGCGGCTACCGGCTCGCGGCCGGCGAGGACGAGCTCGACCTGCTGCGTTTCGAAGCCCTCCTCGCGCAGGACGCGCTGAAGGAAGCGCTCGGGCTCTGGCGCGGCCCGGCGCTCGCCGACGTCGAACGGCTGCGCCAGCACCCGGCCCGGCTCGCGCTGGCGATGCGGCGCGCCAAGGCGGTCATGGCCTACGCCGAGGTCGCCCATCCCGAGGACGCGGCGGTGCAGCTGCGGGTGCTGACCGCCGAGGAACCGCTGAACGAGTCCGCGCACGCTCAGCTGATGCGGGCGCTCGCCGCGTCCGGGCGGCAGGCCGCCGCGCTGGACGTCTTCGACGAGGTGCGCCGGCGGCTGGCCGGGGAACTGGGCCTGGAACCGGGCCCCGAGCTGCGGGCGGCCCAGCGGCAGGTGCTGCGGCAGGACTTCGCCGCCCCGGAGCCGCCGGCCCGGGTGCCCACGCAGCTGCCCGCCGACGTCCCCGGCTTCCGCGGCCGCGCCGCCCAGCTGGCCGAGCTGGACGCGCTGCTGCGCCGCGACGAAGGCGACACGAGCGCGCGCATCGCCGTCCTCTCCGGCACCGGCGGGGTCGGCAAGACCGCACTGGCCGTCCATTGGGCGCAGCGCTCGCCAGGGGAGTTCCCGGACGGCCAGCTCTACCTGGACCTGCACGGCTACGGCGCGGTCCGGCCGGTCGACCCGGGCGACGCGCTGTCGGGATTCCTGCGTGCCCTCGGCGTCCCCGGCGCGGACATCCCCGCCGAGCCGGACGAGCGCGCCGCCAAGTTCCGCACCGCGCTCACCGGGCGGCGGATGCTCCTGGTGCTGGACAACGCGAACGCCGTCGGGCAGGTCCGCCCGCTGCTGCCCGGCTCGCCGACCTGCCTGGTCCTGGTGACCAGCCGGGACGCCCTCCCCGGGCTGGTCGCCCGCCACGGCGCCCGGCGCGTGCTCGTCGACCTGCTCACCGACGCCGAAGCCCGCGACCTGCTGCGCGCGCTGCTCGGGCCGCGCGTCGACGGCGAACCCGAGGCCACCGCGGCCCTGATCGGGTACGCCGCCCGGCTGCCGCTGGCCCTGCGGCTGGTCGCGGAGCTGGCACTGAGCCGGCCGGGGGAGCGGCTGGCCGCGCTCGCAGCGGAACTCGCCGACGAACGGCGGCGGCTCGACCTGCTCGACGGCGGCGGCGACCCGCTGACCGCGGTCCGCGCCGTGTTCTCCTGGTCGTACCGCCACCTCGCGCCCGACGCCGCCCGCGTGTTCCGGCTCTGCGGCCTGCACCCGGGCCGCGACCTGACGCCGCCGGCGCTGGCCGCGCTCGCGGGCGTCCCCCTGCCGGAGGCCGAACGGCTGGCCGGCGCCCTGGTGCGCGCCCACCTCGTGCAGCAGACCGGCGACGACCGCGTCCAGCTGCACGACCTGCTGCGCGTCTACGCCGCCGAGCTCGCGGCCGCCGATACCGCCGAGAGCCGGGAGGCGCAGCGGCGGCTGTTCGACTTCTACGTCTCCTCGGCCGGGCAGGCCATGGACGTCGTCCTGCCGCACGAACGGCACCTGCGGCCGCGCGTGCCCGACCCGGACGTCAAGGTGATCGACGCGCAGGCGTGGCTCGAGGCCGAGCGCCGCAACCTGCTGGCGGTCGCGGCGCACGCCACCCGGCACGGCTGGCCCGACCACCTGCGGCTGCTGTCCGGGATCCTGTGGCACTACCTCGACGTCGGCGGCTACCACGAGGAAGCGCTGGTGCTGCACACGCACGCGTCGGCGCTGGCGCACGACACCGGCGACCGGGTGGCCGAAGCCGAGCCGCTCATCCTGATCGCGCTGGGCCACTGGCGCGTCGGCCGGTCGCCGGAAGCACTGCGGTACCTGGAGGAGGCGCTCGTCCTGGCCCGGGAGACCGGCGACTGGCGCACCGAGCTCCACGCCGTCAACACCCTCGGGCTCGTGTGCCGCGCCCTGGGCCGGTTCGCCGACGGGATCCGGTATTCGACGGAGGCACTGGAGCTGGCGAGGAAGACGGGCGACCGTACCAGCGAAGGCCTGGTCCTGGTCGTGCTCGGCTGTTCCTGCCGCGGCATCGGCCGCTACGGCGAAGCGCTCGGACACCTCGAAGAGGCGCTGGCACTGGCACGGGACATCGCCGACCGCACGAGCGAGGGCTACGCGCTGGTCAACCTGGGCGACACGCTGTCGGCGCTCGGCCGCCACGACGAAGCTGTCCAGGCCCTGGAAGAGGGATTGGCGCACCTGCGGGCGATGGGTGTCCGGGTGAGCGAGGGGTACGCGCTGGGCATCCTCGGCGACGTCGAACACGCGCGCGGCCGGTACGCCGAAGCCGCGGCGCACCTGGCACGGGCGCTGGAAATCGCGCAGGAGACCGGAAGCCCGCCCAACCGCAGCGTCTCGTTGAAGCACCTGGGCGACGTGCGGCTGGCGGAAGGCCGGCACCCGGAAGCGGCCCAGCACCTCGAAGAGGCGCTGAGCCTGGCCCGCGAATGCGGCGACCGCGGCGTGGAATCCCGCGTGCTCAACAGCCTGGGCAGCCTCTCCGCCGCTCGCGGCGCCACTTCGGAGGCGCTGCGCTACCACCGCGAAGCGCTGGCCGTGGCGAAGGAAACGGGCTGCCGTCCGGAACAGGGCCGCGCCCACTGCGGGCTCGGCGAAGTCCACAGTGGACTCGGTGACGCGGAACCCGCGCGCTCGCACTGGGAGCGCGCGCTCGCCTGTTACGCCGAGGAAGGCGTGCCCGGCGCGATCCGGGTCCGGAACCACCTGATGGCCTTGGAACGCGTCTCGCGGTGA
- a CDS encoding methyltransferase, producing MDTAYVHGYTEPEARRLGDQADALADLLHAGTAYPAGSRVLEAGCGVGAQTVHLAARSPGAHLTAVDVEAASLAQARERVPGVDFRRADLFDLDGEYDHVFVCFVLEHLPEPEKALAHLKTLLRPGGTITVIEGDHGSAFFHPRSRPAQAAIDCLVRLQADAGGDALIGRRLHPLLTGAGFGDVAVEPRTVYADASRPDLVTGFTRDTFTAMVEGVGETAVARGLITRDRWEHGVADLHRTTRADGTFHYTFFKATGSRP from the coding sequence ATGGACACCGCTTACGTGCACGGGTACACCGAACCCGAGGCCCGCCGCCTCGGCGACCAGGCCGACGCCCTCGCCGACCTCCTGCACGCCGGGACGGCCTACCCCGCCGGCAGCCGCGTGCTCGAGGCAGGCTGCGGCGTCGGCGCCCAGACCGTCCACCTCGCCGCCCGCAGCCCGGGCGCGCACCTGACGGCGGTCGACGTCGAAGCAGCGTCCCTCGCCCAGGCCCGGGAACGCGTGCCCGGCGTCGACTTCCGGCGGGCCGACCTGTTCGACCTCGACGGCGAGTACGACCACGTCTTCGTCTGCTTCGTCCTGGAACACCTGCCGGAGCCGGAGAAAGCCCTCGCGCACCTGAAGACCCTGCTGCGGCCCGGTGGCACGATCACGGTGATCGAGGGCGACCACGGGTCGGCGTTCTTCCACCCGCGCAGCCGGCCCGCCCAGGCCGCGATCGACTGCCTCGTCCGGCTCCAGGCCGACGCGGGCGGCGACGCGCTCATCGGACGGCGCCTCCACCCGCTGCTGACCGGAGCCGGGTTCGGCGACGTCGCCGTCGAACCGCGGACCGTCTACGCCGACGCGTCCCGGCCCGACCTGGTCACCGGGTTCACCCGCGACACCTTCACCGCGATGGTCGAAGGGGTCGGCGAAACCGCCGTCGCCCGCGGGCTGATCACGCGGGACCGCTGGGAGCACGGCGTCGCGGACCTGCACCGGACCACCCGCGCAGACGGCACCTTCCACTACACGTTCTTCAAGGCCACCGGGAGCAGGCCGTGA
- a CDS encoding PLP-dependent aminotransferase family protein has product MDRAKTTSSEGSIGSDFLQLDVREAPPGGLADWLAGQLRAAVADGRLPVGGRLPASRVLAAELRVSRGVVTEAYQRLIDDGHAEGRGRAGTVVVAAPVLPPSPSPTRFSASRVITPLPGAEVFDAVRAVPARIDLTPGVPDLTAFPRAAWLRAERAVLDELEPSHFGYGDPRGAPSMRLAVSRWLARNRGIRVDPGEIIVVAGVAQALTLVGEVLRQHGVRSVAVEDPGSLGARQHLHHCGLATPPVPVDDDGLVVSSLAAPAVLLTPAHQFPTGVVLGGSRRRELLRWAAAGGIVIEDDYDAEHRYDRAPVPAVRSMLPEVCYTGSVSKLLAPALRVGWLLAPPRFFPDLVAAKRFADLGNPVLAQLVLARLMETGELERQLRVVRGRHRRRRDAMIRALASALPSAVVHGAAAGLHLTVTFEGEVDDVAVAAAALAEGVKVQPLSWHRQLPGRPGLVLGYAARTVSEIEEGVAVLGALVKSP; this is encoded by the coding sequence ATGGACAGAGCCAAAACGACGTCCTCCGAGGGGTCCATAGGCTCGGACTTCCTCCAGCTGGACGTCCGTGAGGCACCGCCGGGCGGGCTCGCGGACTGGCTCGCCGGGCAGCTGCGCGCCGCGGTCGCCGACGGCAGGCTTCCGGTCGGCGGCCGGCTGCCCGCGTCCCGGGTGCTGGCCGCCGAGCTGCGGGTGTCGCGCGGAGTGGTCACCGAGGCCTACCAGCGGCTGATCGACGACGGCCACGCCGAGGGTCGCGGCCGGGCGGGGACGGTCGTCGTCGCCGCGCCCGTGCTGCCGCCGTCGCCGTCGCCCACGCGGTTTTCCGCGTCCCGGGTGATCACGCCCTTGCCCGGTGCGGAGGTCTTCGACGCGGTCCGCGCGGTCCCGGCCCGGATCGACCTCACGCCGGGCGTCCCGGACCTGACGGCGTTCCCGCGGGCGGCGTGGCTGCGGGCGGAGCGGGCGGTGCTGGACGAGCTGGAGCCGTCCCACTTCGGCTACGGCGACCCGCGCGGCGCGCCGTCGATGCGGCTGGCGGTGTCGCGCTGGCTGGCGCGCAACCGCGGGATCCGCGTGGACCCGGGCGAGATCATCGTGGTGGCGGGGGTCGCGCAGGCGTTGACGCTGGTCGGCGAGGTGCTGCGGCAGCACGGCGTGCGTTCGGTGGCCGTCGAGGACCCGGGGTCGCTGGGTGCCCGCCAGCACCTGCACCACTGCGGCCTGGCGACGCCGCCGGTGCCGGTGGACGACGACGGCCTGGTGGTCTCGTCGCTGGCGGCCCCGGCGGTGCTGCTGACGCCGGCCCACCAGTTCCCGACGGGCGTGGTCCTGGGCGGCTCGCGGCGCCGGGAGCTGCTGCGCTGGGCGGCGGCCGGCGGCATCGTCATCGAGGACGACTACGACGCCGAGCACCGCTACGACCGGGCGCCGGTGCCCGCGGTGCGGTCGATGCTGCCGGAGGTGTGCTACACGGGCAGTGTGTCGAAGCTGCTGGCGCCGGCGTTGCGGGTGGGCTGGCTGCTGGCGCCGCCGCGGTTCTTCCCGGATCTCGTGGCGGCCAAGCGGTTCGCCGACCTGGGGAACCCGGTGCTGGCCCAGCTGGTGCTGGCGCGCCTGATGGAGACCGGCGAGCTGGAGCGGCAGCTGCGGGTGGTCCGGGGGCGGCACCGGCGTCGCCGGGACGCGATGATCCGGGCGCTGGCTTCGGCGTTGCCTTCCGCCGTCGTCCACGGCGCGGCGGCGGGGTTGCACCTGACGGTGACCTTCGAGGGCGAGGTGGACGACGTCGCGGTGGCGGCGGCCGCGCTGGCGGAGGGGGTGAAGGTCCAGCCCCTGTCGTGGCACCGGCAGCTGCCGGGACGTCCGGGGCTGGTGCTCGGGTACGCGGCGCGGACGGTGTCCGAGATCGAGGAGGGCGTGGCGGTACTGGGCGCCCTGGTAAAGAGTCCCTAA